A genomic segment from Glycine soja cultivar W05 chromosome 18, ASM419377v2, whole genome shotgun sequence encodes:
- the LOC114397757 gene encoding transcription factor PIF4-like has product MNNSVPDWNFGSDSCVTTTNQKKPMIGVDQELVELQWQNGQVVMHSQTHRKPFVNSITPRPLRRNFQSTLRTSEPFGNSSNLIQDDETVSWIQYPLEDPLEQEFCSNLLSELAPCEVESYKQIKPFEEGKFTKLDASSTPHVTETSQSPTMKSSSFQEFSGIPIPAPRFHVSDSPQKNNNDLGGSCKVQNFSHFSAPLNVSSASANAHFRDKITGNMSKNEIRECSLMTVGSSYCGSNHIPQDPDASRASSNGVWTTTLSAEPEAVRDHVPRTSPQNEKGKSEMLEPTTTSSSGGSGSSLGKNCSLSTRNQGQKRKGIDVEESEEQSEDTELKSALGNKSSQRAGLARRNRAAEVHNLSERRRRDRINEKMKALQQLIPHSSKTDKASMLEEAIEYLKSLQLQLQLMWMGSGMAPIMFPGIQHYMSQMGMGMATPPFPPIHNPMQLPRLPLDQSVSASQTPNQTLMSQNPILGAFNYHNQMQNPALSEQYARYMGYHLMQNASQPMNVFRYGPQGVRHSQTMITPSNSSGNMSGAANIDEAVSGKMG; this is encoded by the exons ATGAACAACAGTGTTCCTGATTGGAATTTTGGGAGTGATTCCTGTGTCACCACCACCAATCAAAAGAAGCCCATGATAGG GGTGGACCAAGAGCTTGTAGAGCTTCAGTGGCAAAATGGCCAGGTAGTGATGCACAGCCAAACACACAGAAAACCGTTTGTGAATTCCATCACGCCGAGACCGCTTCGGAGGAATTTTCAATCAACATTAAGGACTAGTGAGCCATTTGGGAACTCAAGTAACTTGATTCAAGATGATGAGACAGTCTCATGGATCCAATACCCTCTTGAGGATCCATTGGAACAAGAGTTCTGTTCAAACCTTTTATCTGAACTGGCACCTTGTGAAGTTGAGTCCTATAAGCAAATCAAGCCATTTGAAGAGGGGAAGTTTACCAAATTGGATGCCTCTAGTACCCCCCATGTGACTGAAACTTCGCAATCACCTACCATGAAATCTTCCTCTTTTCAGGAATTCTCAGGAATTCCTATACCTGCTCCAAGATTCCATGTTTCTGATTCACCTCAGAAAAACAATAATGACTTGGGTGGATCATGTAAGGTCCAAAACTTCTCTCACTTTTCAGCACCTCTTAATGTTTCTTCAGCATCGGCTAACGCGCATTTTAGGGACAAAATTACTGGTAACATGTCAAAAAATGAGATTAGAGAGTGCTCATTGATGACAGTTGGATCAAGTTACTGTGGTAGCAATCACATCCCCCAAGATCCAGATGCAAGCAGGGCATCAAGCAATGGTGTCTGGACTACTACTTTATCCGCCGAGCCTGAAGCTGTTAGAGACCATGTGCCGAGAACAAGTCCTCAGAATGAAAAAGGGAAATCGGAGATGCTTGAACCAACTACAACTTCATCATCCGGTGGCTCAGGTAGTAGTCTTGGAAAAAATTGTTCGCTATCTACGAGAAACCAGggccaaaaaagaaaaggaatagaTGTGGAAGAATCTGAGGAGCAAAGTGAG GACACAGAACTTAAATCAGCACTTGGAAACAAGTCATCTCAACGTGCAGGGTTGGCTCGAAGGAACCGCGCTGCTGAAGTGCATAATCTATCTGAAAGG AGAAGGAGAGACCGGATCAATGAGAAGATGAAGGCATTGCAACAACTCATACCTCACAGTAGCAAG ACAGACAAAGCATCAATGTTGGAAGAGGCAATCGAATACTTGAAATCACTTCAGTTACAACTTCAG CTAATGTGGATGGGATCTGGCATGGCACCAATTATGTTTCCAGGAATTCAGCACTATATGTCACAAATGGGTATGGGAATGGCTACACCGCCTTTCCCTCCTATTCACAATCCGATGCAATTACCGAGACTGCCGCTTGATCAGTCTGTATCTGCGTCTCAGACACCAAACCAGACATTAATGAGCCAAAATCCTATTTTGGGTGCCTTTAATTACCACAATCAGATGCAAAATCCAGCTCTTTCAGAGCAATATGCGCGTTACATGGGCTATCATCTTATGCAAAATGCCTCTCAG CCAATGAATGTATTCAGATATGGTCCCCAGGGGGTACGGCATAGTCAAACAATGATTACACCCAGCAACAGCAGTGGAAACATGAGTGGAGCAGCAAATATTGATGAGGCTGTGAGTGGCAAAATGG GTTAA